Proteins encoded by one window of Xiphophorus couchianus chromosome 13, X_couchianus-1.0, whole genome shotgun sequence:
- the LOC114155698 gene encoding oxysterol-binding protein-related protein 3-like isoform X1, translated as MTSSCEKMTSLSPTHSDSSGSSKHDTNQDSWEIVEGLRGAPASIQEPDRQEGFLLKRRKWPMKGWHKRYFVLERGILKYAKGPADLQKGKVHGLIDVGLSVMSIKNKAMCVDLDTEDNIYHLKVKAPELFDEWVSKLRHHRMFRQNEIALYPHETYLFHPHAASSPSLNDSLRKRATLTKQASFHQSKVSSWLHSSEEMSKCSKELEECESYLLELNQLLKSMEVIHRTYSAPAITALQASTYDIPKKEKRPRRWRSKNSKEAKSTLQVPSCISTQSPRLHASNPNLPTTESASQEACPQSPDSPTEVSRLQQDFYRLANNIHVSLKSAYGSLVAERERLKHTIDLQAPQPPEVVGLKNLYASEGTSSPHCLVHQASGESRVSIPESISEFFDAQEYLLSSSSSENEVSDDDSYISDVSDTVSMDTFDGGSARHNSVSSVMTLTRRRSTLPSTCPSSTVSLWNILRNNIGKDLSKVAMPVQLNEPINTLQRLCEELEYSELLDIANQTEDPYQRMVYVATFAISAYASSYYRAGSKPFNPVLGETYECDRPDKGFRFIAEQVSHHPPVSACHSDSKHFCFWQDVRWKNKFWGKSMEIVPMGTTHVTLPAFGDHYEWNKVTSCIHNILSGQRWIEHYGEMAIKNKNSNVCQCKVTFVKAKSWNSTVNEIEGVVTDSNGKVVHTIFGKWHESVFQGDPPSATCIWRANPMPVEQEQYYGFTQFAVELNELDSSLKPLLPPTDTRFRPDQRLLEEGNIDGAEEQKQRIEQLQRERRRVLQDNSMIHQPRFFKKSKDDTWVSNNTYWEQRRDPGFSKVDFPVLW; from the exons GATAGCTGGGAGATCGTGGAGGGACTCAGGGGGGCTCCTGCCAGCATCCAGGAGCCTGACAGACAGGAAGGCTTCCTCCTCAAGAGGAGGAAGTGGCCCATGAAGGGATGGCATAAG AGATACTTCGTCTTGGAGAGAGGCATCTTGAAATATGCAAAGGGACCAGCTGAT CTGCAGAAGGGAAAGGTCCATGGGCTGATAGATGTCGGCCTCTCAGTTATGTCCATCAAGAATAAAGCTATGTGCGTCGACCTGGACACCGAGGACAACATTTATCACCTAAAG GTGAAGGCTCCAGAGCTGTTTGATGAGTGGGTGTCAAAGCTGCGTCACCATCGTATGTTTCGGCAGAACGAAATTGCGTTGTATCCTCATGAGACCTACCTCTTCCACCCCCATGCCGCAAGCTCACCTTCGCTTAATGACTCACTTAGAAAA AGAGCAACTCTTACTAAGCAGGCGTCATTCCACCAGTCTAAGGTCAGCTCCTGGCTCCACTCTTCAGAGGAGATGAGCAAGTGCTCCAAAG AGCTGGAAGAATGCGAGTCTTATCTGCTGGAGCTCAACCAGCTGCTGAAGAGCATGGAGGTCATCCACCGCACGTACTCGGCTCCCGCCATCACCGCACTACAA GCATCTACTTATGACATCCCCAAAAAGGAGAAGAGGCCCCGGAGATGGCGAtctaaaaacagcaaagaagcCAAATCCACACTACAA GTTCCAAGCTGCATCTCCACCCAGTCCCCCCGTCTCCATGCCTCCAATCCCAACCTCCCCACCACAGAGTCCGCCTCACAGGAAGCCTGTCCCCAGTCGCCCGACTCACCGACAGAAGTGTCACGTCTGCAGCAGGACTTCTACCGACTGGCCAACAACA TTCATGTTTCACTGAAATCAGCGTACGGCTCCCTGGTAGCAGAGAGGGAGCGGCTGAAGCACACCATCGACCTGCAAGCGCCTCAGCCGCCTGAAGTCGTCGGCCTCAAGAACCTCTATGCTTCA GAGGGTACAAGTTCCCCGCACTGCTTGGTCCACCAGGCGTCCGGTGAAAGCAGAGTATCTATCCCAGAGTCCATTTCAGAGTTCTTTGATGCACAGGAGTACCTTCTGTCTTCGTCTTCATCTGAGAATGAG GTATCGGACGACGACTCTTATATCAGTGATGTCAGCGACACCGTCTCCATGGATACCTTTGATGGAGGCAGTGCGAGACACAACTCCG TCAGCAGCGTAATGACCTTGACTCGCCGTCGCTCCACGCTGCCGTCGACCTGTCCCTCCAGCACCGTGAGCCTGTGGAACATCCTGAGGAACAACATCGGGAAAGACCTGTCCAAAGTAGCCATGCCCGTGCAGCTCAACGAGCCAATCAACACCCTGCAGAGGCTGTGTGAGGAGCTGGAGTACAGCGAGCTCCTGGACATCGCAAACCAGACCGAAGACCCTTACCAACGCATG gtgtaTGTGGCAACTTTTGCCATATCTGCCTACGCGTCATCCTACTACAGAGCCGGAAGCAAGCCCTTTAACCCCGTTCTGGGAGAGACGTACGAGTGTGACCGGCCTGATAAGGGCTTCAGGTTTATAGCTGAGCAG GTGAGTCATCATCCACCTGTCTCAGCATGTCACTCTGATTCAAAGCACTTCTGCTTTTGGCAAG ATGTGcgatggaaaaataaattctggGGAAAGTCCATGGAAATAGTTCCCATGGGAACCACACATGTCACACTACCGGC CTTCGGGGATCACTACGAATGGAACAAAGTGACGTCCTGCATCCACAACATCCTTAGCGGCCAGCGCTGGATTGAACACTATGGAGAGATGGCCATCAAGAACAAGAACAGTAATGTCTGCCAGTGCAAAGTAACATTTGTCAAG GCCAAATCATGGAACTCCACAGTGAACGAGATAGAGGGTGTGGTTACAGATTCAAATGGGAAAGTGGTGCACACCATTTTTGGAAAATGGCATGAATCAGTGTTTCAAGGAGACCCTCCTTCTGCCACTTGTATTTGGAGAGCGA ATCCCATGCCAGTGGAGCAGGAGCAGTACTACGGTTTCACCCAGTTTGCAGTGGAGCTGAATGAACTGGACTCCTCCTTAAAACCACTGCTACCCCCCACAGACACGCGTTTCAGGCCGGACCAGAG GCTGCTGGAGGAGGGGAACATAGACGGAGCTGAAGAGCAGAAACAGAGGATAGAGCAGCtccagagagagaggaggagagtgCTGCAGGACAACAGCATGATCCATCAGCCACGATTTTTCAA gAAGTCCAAGGATGACACATGGGTGAGCAACAACACGTACTGGGAGCAGCGCAGAGACCCCGGCTTTAGCAAAGTGGACTTTCCCGTGTTGTGGTGA
- the LOC114155698 gene encoding oxysterol-binding protein-related protein 3-like isoform X2 gives MRVLSAGAQPAAEEHGGHPPHVLGSRHHRTTIIETVLALAIISTFRKLCITITVFDLPALGLYTLRVFGHPGRESQQEVHASTYDIPKKEKRPRRWRSKNSKEAKSTLQVPSCISTQSPRLHASNPNLPTTESASQEACPQSPDSPTEVSRLQQDFYRLANNIHVSLKSAYGSLVAERERLKHTIDLQAPQPPEVVGLKNLYASEGTSSPHCLVHQASGESRVSIPESISEFFDAQEYLLSSSSSENEVSDDDSYISDVSDTVSMDTFDGGSARHNSVSSVMTLTRRRSTLPSTCPSSTVSLWNILRNNIGKDLSKVAMPVQLNEPINTLQRLCEELEYSELLDIANQTEDPYQRMVYVATFAISAYASSYYRAGSKPFNPVLGETYECDRPDKGFRFIAEQVSHHPPVSACHSDSKHFCFWQDVRWKNKFWGKSMEIVPMGTTHVTLPAFGDHYEWNKVTSCIHNILSGQRWIEHYGEMAIKNKNSNVCQCKVTFVKAKSWNSTVNEIEGVVTDSNGKVVHTIFGKWHESVFQGDPPSATCIWRANPMPVEQEQYYGFTQFAVELNELDSSLKPLLPPTDTRFRPDQRLLEEGNIDGAEEQKQRIEQLQRERRRVLQDNSMIHQPRFFKKSKDDTWVSNNTYWEQRRDPGFSKVDFPVLW, from the exons ATGCGAGTCTTATCTGCTGGAGCTCAACCAGCTGCTGAAGAGCATGGAGGTCATCCACCGCACGTACTCGGCTCCCGCCATCACCGCACTACAA TCATAGAAACGGTGCTCGCCTTAGCGATCATCAGCACATTCAGGAAGCTGTGCATCACTATCACCGTGTTTGATCTGCCAGCACTTGGCTTGTACACATTGCGTGTATTTGGACACCCAGGACGTGAATCACAACAGGAAGTTCAT GCATCTACTTATGACATCCCCAAAAAGGAGAAGAGGCCCCGGAGATGGCGAtctaaaaacagcaaagaagcCAAATCCACACTACAA GTTCCAAGCTGCATCTCCACCCAGTCCCCCCGTCTCCATGCCTCCAATCCCAACCTCCCCACCACAGAGTCCGCCTCACAGGAAGCCTGTCCCCAGTCGCCCGACTCACCGACAGAAGTGTCACGTCTGCAGCAGGACTTCTACCGACTGGCCAACAACA TTCATGTTTCACTGAAATCAGCGTACGGCTCCCTGGTAGCAGAGAGGGAGCGGCTGAAGCACACCATCGACCTGCAAGCGCCTCAGCCGCCTGAAGTCGTCGGCCTCAAGAACCTCTATGCTTCA GAGGGTACAAGTTCCCCGCACTGCTTGGTCCACCAGGCGTCCGGTGAAAGCAGAGTATCTATCCCAGAGTCCATTTCAGAGTTCTTTGATGCACAGGAGTACCTTCTGTCTTCGTCTTCATCTGAGAATGAG GTATCGGACGACGACTCTTATATCAGTGATGTCAGCGACACCGTCTCCATGGATACCTTTGATGGAGGCAGTGCGAGACACAACTCCG TCAGCAGCGTAATGACCTTGACTCGCCGTCGCTCCACGCTGCCGTCGACCTGTCCCTCCAGCACCGTGAGCCTGTGGAACATCCTGAGGAACAACATCGGGAAAGACCTGTCCAAAGTAGCCATGCCCGTGCAGCTCAACGAGCCAATCAACACCCTGCAGAGGCTGTGTGAGGAGCTGGAGTACAGCGAGCTCCTGGACATCGCAAACCAGACCGAAGACCCTTACCAACGCATG gtgtaTGTGGCAACTTTTGCCATATCTGCCTACGCGTCATCCTACTACAGAGCCGGAAGCAAGCCCTTTAACCCCGTTCTGGGAGAGACGTACGAGTGTGACCGGCCTGATAAGGGCTTCAGGTTTATAGCTGAGCAG GTGAGTCATCATCCACCTGTCTCAGCATGTCACTCTGATTCAAAGCACTTCTGCTTTTGGCAAG ATGTGcgatggaaaaataaattctggGGAAAGTCCATGGAAATAGTTCCCATGGGAACCACACATGTCACACTACCGGC CTTCGGGGATCACTACGAATGGAACAAAGTGACGTCCTGCATCCACAACATCCTTAGCGGCCAGCGCTGGATTGAACACTATGGAGAGATGGCCATCAAGAACAAGAACAGTAATGTCTGCCAGTGCAAAGTAACATTTGTCAAG GCCAAATCATGGAACTCCACAGTGAACGAGATAGAGGGTGTGGTTACAGATTCAAATGGGAAAGTGGTGCACACCATTTTTGGAAAATGGCATGAATCAGTGTTTCAAGGAGACCCTCCTTCTGCCACTTGTATTTGGAGAGCGA ATCCCATGCCAGTGGAGCAGGAGCAGTACTACGGTTTCACCCAGTTTGCAGTGGAGCTGAATGAACTGGACTCCTCCTTAAAACCACTGCTACCCCCCACAGACACGCGTTTCAGGCCGGACCAGAG GCTGCTGGAGGAGGGGAACATAGACGGAGCTGAAGAGCAGAAACAGAGGATAGAGCAGCtccagagagagaggaggagagtgCTGCAGGACAACAGCATGATCCATCAGCCACGATTTTTCAA gAAGTCCAAGGATGACACATGGGTGAGCAACAACACGTACTGGGAGCAGCGCAGAGACCCCGGCTTTAGCAAAGTGGACTTTCCCGTGTTGTGGTGA